The stretch of DNA TGCATTTTTAATGCGCCCACAAAATTCATTATTTTGCCTGTGGGTTCAACACAATAGGTCTGTATCTCCGATTACAGCTGTGAAAAGGGTCTCCGATGAGGGCGTCCCTGCTTCTATCACAAACAGGGATGTAAAATTTCCCAGAATTTTGAAGccgttgaaaaaaaattgaaaaaaatggaaaacgtccttttttctggaaaaataactgaaatgtctgaaaaaataaaaaaaaatgttttacaaatttaaaatgattttgttacaCTGGGAACATGGAATGCAGTGAATATAAAatgcttgaaataaaattaaccgTGAATTATTAACTAAATGTGCTTTTTAAaactgtatttcttgttgcaAATGGAACATCAAGGTTTGTATATGTTAAGAACGCTTCAACTCTACACGAGAACAGGTAACCCCCCCTTTCCCTAAAATGCAACAAGATGGAAGAAAccatcaaaaaaacaaaagatcgCCTCTAATCCTCCTGCATGGATTGGACGGGGAGAGCGATCACAATCGCCCAATCGGATTTGAAGTAGCTGGCATTTTTTGTGCGTCGTTCATAAAGATCTTCATGTAATATAGCTGGAATGCTGTGTcgtaaacatattatttatcaatttttctatttttttcccccagaactTGCCATCTCTAATCATGATGATTCCAAGTATAATAACAAGGGTCTCTGGctaagaaagggttaaacgctACTGTACCTTACTGGTTGCAGCGTATCGTCCGAGTGTTTCTTTTTCACGGCAGGCAGTTTACACTGAAATTCATTCGCTTTCAAGATCATCTAAAATGGAAATTGTATTTAGAGGAATATCcctttttggttaaaaaaaaacaacaaaacaaaacaacaaaaaaaaaaccacttacgcttttgttgttgttagatgtttgtgaagttggggggtAAAACATCTAAGGATGCAGAAAAACACAAGAGTCAAACGGCTCGTTGAAAAGAAAAGTCCCGGGAGCGACGAGTGAATGGCGCGTTTACCTCTGGTGATTACATTCTGCGGGATTTCATCGAGTCGTTCTCATCAAGCCTGGCATATCGAGTCCTTTTCTGCAACCAGAAGAGAGGAATAAAGCAAAGCAGGGCATACACGATAGAGTTTAATTTCCCAGCTCTCCATCCTAAATTTgtgggcagatcggcccccgtctagtcgcccgtttctcctgctgtaaagaccttaatcagttgttggtctcgtcttagattcaggagccgcatgtctatcccatgcatgtttaaatccccttgctgtagtagcctctaccacccctgctgggaggctgtaccgcttatctaccaccctctcatgtAAATGTTCCCTACATTACCTTTATCCCGTGAGGCCCACCCGAAACCCATGAACCATATCGTTCTTGCTGGATCCAGAGGCACagcgtaagaaaaaaaaagaagagaaaaaaggggTTTTGGCAACTAAGATAAGGAATGGCTTGGAGTGGAATCTTAAGTCTGGATGATTGAACTGAAAACAGatcccttttttaattaaaatcagaATTAAAGGAATCAAGAAACAGAAATCCGGATTTTAACTCAGGCACTTGGGGAGAAACGGTTAAAACGCCTCTTCTGTTGCTTAGAATAATAATTAGCGACTGAAGCCAACACCTTTTTATCTTGGTATTTTTGCACAGCTGGATAGCTTTTTTATACTTTGCCCGAGGCTTTTCTTAGGCTCTCTAAACACTGCCTAGGCTAAGTATGCGCTGAGTGAAGCAGCCGTgtatacactaccgttcaaaggtTCGGGgccactgagctgttttcatagaaaacaaggatatttctgTCTgttacataattacaaaagggatttctaaccatcaattatccttttaaacttaagctTGGATCaacgaacacaacgtgccattggaacacaggagtgatgggagtgataaagggccatcggaacacaggagtgatgggagtgataaagggccatcggaacacaggagtgatgggagtgataaagggccatcggaacacaggagtgatgggagtgataaagggccatcggaacacaggagtgatgggagtgataaagagccattggaacacaggagtgatgggagtgataaagggccattggaacacaggagtgatgggagtgataaagggccattggaacacaggagtgatgggagtgataaagggccattggaacacaggagtgatgggagtgataaagggcctctgtacgcctatgaaaagattcctttaaaaatcagctgtttccagctacaatagtcatttccaaCATTTACCGCGTCTGCGCtagatttctgatccatttcaggttagtttttttctttcaaaaacgtaaccccaaacttttgaacggtattGTACAAACATAGCGGTATCCTGGCTTTCATTACGTAGGCATTGAGCTAAAACCCCGGTAATTACATTTAAGCAAACAATTAAAGCATTTTGgaacagagggagagagaaaacagtaaaacaatattGAGGGAAGAGCAGCGAGAAAACATTGCAAGTTATTTACAAAACTGCTTTTGTAAATAGCCAAAATCCTAAATGTATACGGATTAGATCCCATCCTCTCCAGGAGACGCATCATACAGAAATCTCCCTACGACATATAAGACGCGTACATTTGTTACTCGATTTACCTCATCGGGTACCACTGTGACATCATGTTTGACACCGCAGCAGCACTGTAGgggttaaatgaaaaaaaatcagcccGACATAACGCAGCAACCTGAAAAAAGGACAGATCCGTGCCGGTCATCCCCCCTGCGTGGATAATTCCAGAGATGGGGGTAATCCGGAATCGTTGAGCTCTTTACAGAGATCTAAAACGTTCCAGGCTGTATCCTTGTCACCCCGGCCGATATGCTGTACGTATTCTGATCTGCACAGCGGACGTCTCTTTTCCCAGTGGATGTCTCTTTTCCTTTGGCTACGGTCTCCGTGGTACTGTTTGCTTTGATGTCACTGGTACAATTCGTCCACAGCTCCTCCTATCCAGCCTCAAACAGATTGTCATAGCGTTTGCAAAGCATCATGGGTCAAAGCTCGCACCATCGGGATCACCCGAGTGTGTACCTGCTACAGCGCACGGCGCCGCATTCTCAAGTGCTATGAATACGTGTAAAGAAAATGTCACTGGGATTATGCGGCCACATGGGACGCAGCTGCCGGTGCCTGTTTTGTGTCCGGCATCACTACACACAAgggaaaacatatataataacatgtaccattaacataaattataatagattgtaagctcctgggatCAGGGCACGCTTCCCTTTCTGTAATCTTATCGTCAGATTGTATTTTGTTGGTTTTAAGGTTATTGTTAGTCTccacagcgctacggaatctgctggcgctataaaaaCGTAACACAATGGACTGGAGTTAACCCTTACGTATGCCGCTGGCATAAAACACATAGAATGACTGAAGATTGTGCTGATTCTTTAAAGTTTATCTCCAGCCGTCTTGACGTTTTATGTCTGTCTCCTTAAAGACCGTTACTATTTTTGCACAGCCCTGTCTTGTGCTCGAAAGGAATCAATCTCTTTAACGTGACATTTCTGCTTCCTGAAGCTGTGACAGGCAGCTTCGTACAACCTAAAGGGGCATGGCCAGCATGTGGTGATAGACAGGTCCCTGCTCCAATCAGAAGAGAGGGTGTTCCAACGCTGACATCTAACACCAATTCCCACAGCCGTTCGCTTCTGTTCTGATAGGAAATGCGGACTCAGGAACAGCGTATTGTCACCAGGCTGTTGGGAGCTATTGCTGTCTCAACAGCCTCTTCCGGGATCCTCTGGGGCACTCAATGCATGCGCCAATAAGCTCAGCGTCAAATGCTCTGTCCTCTGGCAAAGCTCACAACAGAAAGGTCTCGGCTGCGGAGACATTAAGCCACATCAGGGGTGGTCAGCTGTCGTTACAACAGACGGGCTCCTGCTTGGGCAGGTAAAGGTGGGCTAAGCTACCCGTGTCCTTTAATGGGGCTTTTTGCAGATATCCTAACTGACCTGGGCAGCGGACGATACCGCGTTAAGGACATGAGCCTACTATAGTTACCGGAGCAGAACCAGAACCTCTTCTAAATACTGAATTCCCACCAGTTTATCGCAATGTCCTATGCAATACATCCTCTGTCGCTGCCGCGGAGCTTTAAAGAACAGGTCGAACAGTGTATTCCACGCAGCCTGAGCTACATCAATAACCTGTATCAGAACGCGCAACTGGCCGAGGGATTTGGCAGTCGAGGATCGGCCGGCGGGATCGCCAAAAATCAGCATGCCTTCCGACAGCTTCCCCGAACGCAAAGCACAGTAAGTAACAGCTGCGATCCAGAACTTCGGCCAATAATGCGTCGGAGAACCAAATCACTTCCCTGCTCTCCCGAAAGGAGAAGCGCCGCTAAATGCCGGCCTGGATGCCATAAAGTGAGGTTCGCAGACTCCCTTGGTTTGGAGCTGGCCGAGGTCAAGGTTTTCAATGCTGGCGACTACCCATCCATCCCTCTGCATGTCCTCTCCAGGCTGTCAATCAACTCGGACTTGTGTTGCAGTCAGGATCTGGACTTCTCCATCCTGTACTTGGAGCCGGATTTCCAGCTGCCGTCGGACGGCGAGGATTTCTGGCGCAGGCTGCAGCAGGACTGCGTCTGTTTGGAACAGGTCACCAGCTCGGTGGAGCTGGGGATTTCGGGCACCATCCGAGTTCTCAACTTGGCTTTTGAAAAGTTGGTCTGCGTTAGATATTCCTTCACCGATTGGAAGACTCACTACGAAGCGCACGCCCTTTGGCAAAGCAGCGACAAATCCAGCGACCCGGAGTCCGATGTATTTTCATTCGTTCTGCCGCTTCCCCCGTATCTGCAGCACATCTGCTCGGCCGTACACTTTGCCATCAAGTACCGGGTTAACGGAAAAGAATACTGGGATAACAACcggggcaaaaactacagctTCACGTACAGGAGCCACTCTCTGAAAATGCCTAAAGACAGCGAGCAGAGCTGGATTCactttatctaaaaaaaaaacccaaaaaacaaatggagTGAAATGTTTTCCAGAAATGAACAAAGTGTCGGGGTTGGGACACGGAACACAAAGGCATGAAAGGTCCCGATTCTAGAGCTTTCAGTGTGAAAGCACCTGCACGGCATTGTGTTTTAAATCTAGCACATGCAGCACTTGTGCCAAAAGGTGAAGCTCTGCCGGCTCGGTGAATGCTTCTGTTTAGTCTGCAAACGTCGTGGGGCACATTGACGTAAAAGTGAATTTATTTAAAGTTCCCTCTTGTGTTGCCTTAATATGCCCCGGTCATGGAATTGAAGGTGACCCCCGAGCCACACTGAGGTGGGCTTTCAATGGGAGCGCCAGAGACAGGCTTACCCGGCATTAGCTTTCTCTGTAAACTTCAAACACGTTACAAAGTCTCAGCTCTTCCAAAAAAACAATTCCGTGTGCGTGTGACCCGTTCCGATGACACAATACTGCACTCCGTACCATCAGAGTTAACTGGCCAGGACTGGTCTGCACCCGGTAGTTTTTTGTTAAACGCTATCTGATgatgtatttaatgttttatattttttaagaatagGGTTCTAAAATGGAAAGGGGGTACTCCGATTAACAGTATTTATTGGATACCCATTGGCTGCAAGGTTCACAATCTGGTTGACAAACAGTTAATATGAATACTTGGTGGTGAAACTACACATTTTTTGACAACTTGGTTAGAAATAAGCCcttctgtataaaaaaataaaacgtggACTTCTGGGATATCCTGCATTCTATATTAACTGTTTCTCCACCTTACCAGAACTCGGGGGCAGTTACCGGGGTAACCGACTgctagaagattgcattctCCAGCCCCCTGAGAAAAGAAAAGTCATCGGatttatataatgcaaaaataatatgcaACTTTGGAATCAATTTTAAAGCCAAttctttattacttttattatttttttttattatttaaaaacaaaattatgaaaaattgCTTTCAAATTTTCAGGTTTGGCCTATATTTTgggctaaaaaatatatttaaaacttaAAGAGGTCCTCGACcccaataatttaaaaactatgAATAGCACAGTATGAAAGACGATGCAAAAATGGTTGATTTAAAGACAAATCTAATTTATAATGGTCCGTTgaagttttttacattttgttaaatatattgtaCTTAGTAATGTTTGGTAGTCAGTATTGCAGTGTGTTTCGAAATATCAGGATTAAGTACGCATAAGGGCTACAGACTAACGCGTTTACCTGAGTGCCAGCCGGGAAAATGCATTTCCAATCAGGAAATCCATGTAGCTGTACATACAGGATATCCGTGTAGCTGTACATACAGGAGAGCCATGTAGCTGTACATACAGGAGATCCGTGTAGCCGTACATACAGGAGATCCGTGTAGCTGTACATACTGACTGATATACTGTTACCGCACAGGACATCTGTGTAGCTGTACATACAGGAGATCTGTGTAGCTGTACATACAGACTGATACACTGTGAGCTCACAGGAGATCCGTGTAGCTGTAcatacagactgttatactgtGGGATCACAGGAGATCCGTGTAGCTGTAcatacagactgttatactgtGAGATCACAGGAGATCCGTGTAGCTGTACATACTGTTAGAGGAGATCCGTGTAGCTGTACATACGGACAGATCTGGCAATCCTACCTACCTACATATGCCTGATATTGTCCTAACCTCAGGCCCTGTTCCTGGAAACTCTATAA from Spea bombifrons isolate aSpeBom1 chromosome 13, aSpeBom1.2.pri, whole genome shotgun sequence encodes:
- the PPP1R3D gene encoding protein phosphatase 1 regulatory subunit 3D; translation: MSYAIHPLSLPRSFKEQVEQCIPRSLSYINNLYQNAQLAEGFGSRGSAGGIAKNQHAFRQLPRTQSTVSNSCDPELRPIMRRRTKSLPCSPERRSAAKCRPGCHKVRFADSLGLELAEVKVFNAGDYPSIPLHVLSRLSINSDLCCSQDLDFSILYLEPDFQLPSDGEDFWRRLQQDCVCLEQVTSSVELGISGTIRVLNLAFEKLVCVRYSFTDWKTHYEAHALWQSSDKSSDPESDVFSFVLPLPPYLQHICSAVHFAIKYRVNGKEYWDNNRGKNYSFTYRSHSLKMPKDSEQSWIHFI